A genome region from Nodosilinea sp. FACHB-141 includes the following:
- a CDS encoding EAL domain-containing protein, with the protein MLVSSLLALTLVSAGKRLQLFETLETSSFDLLTRLLIQQTSDPRLLIVEVTEADLEAYGWPLTDQVVADIIAEVQRHEPAVVGLDLYRNTPQDMPGQAALAQAFANSSKVIGIFNVGKQGTSIEVPAPATWPADQVGFNDLAIDPDGVLRRNLLYVSTPNNPAYSFPLRVVLAYHSDLEFQVDRDNDLLRIGEAEFPALLARDGGYANIDDRGYQVMMKYRTPYEPAPTLTITQVLAGAVPPDWVRGKIVLIGSTASSLKDEFYTPFSHEHSARFVMAGVEVHAQSISQLLDAIAGEPALYRFLPQWGEFFWLLGWTLATGVMGWQVRRPSLLLLLSGSMVLGIWSLSGLALANMLWVPTVEPVAAFLLALGLVLTQKVLYRSSYDQLTLLPGRDMFVLQVQRALCQKPASAVTVVFLDIDRFKLINQSFGHVVGDRVLQTLGQRLRQFLPSSAQLSRVGGDEFAFLLPVHEQPTVDQWLNRLQTELSEPFSIARRRLSVTSSMGVAMAHGEHSPSPQDLLRDAHTAMYRAKALNEYRYEVFASTMHEEAVRRLELESHLLSAFENNEFLLHYQPIVCLQSGCITGFEALVRWYRPEEGFVSPGQFIQVTEETGLIVHLGQWIFRAACAQLKAWQQQFPDHPLTMSINLSRRQLHQVDLVDQFGACLHELNLAGKQVQLEITESMIMRDVDGATELMHRLKQLGLKLAIDDFGTGYSSLSYLHRFPTDTLKIDQSFVGRMDQSGDDREIVHTIIALGQKLSMDLVAEGIETETQLNRLRAMGCRRGQGYLFSQPLGREAATALLTNPWPWITVGTSDEAQKA; encoded by the coding sequence GTGCTGGTTTCTAGCCTGCTCGCCCTCACACTGGTGTCTGCGGGCAAGCGGCTACAGCTGTTTGAAACCTTGGAGACCTCTAGTTTTGACTTGCTGACCCGGCTGTTGATTCAGCAGACCTCAGACCCGCGGCTGCTAATTGTAGAGGTGACCGAGGCTGATCTAGAGGCTTACGGTTGGCCCCTGACTGACCAGGTGGTGGCCGATATTATTGCCGAGGTGCAGCGCCATGAGCCAGCGGTGGTGGGGCTCGATCTGTACCGCAACACCCCTCAGGACATGCCAGGTCAGGCGGCCCTTGCTCAAGCCTTTGCCAATTCCTCAAAGGTGATTGGCATCTTCAACGTGGGCAAGCAGGGCACTAGCATTGAGGTGCCCGCTCCCGCTACCTGGCCCGCCGACCAGGTGGGATTTAACGACTTAGCCATTGACCCGGATGGGGTGCTGCGCCGCAACCTGCTGTACGTATCCACCCCCAACAATCCTGCCTACTCGTTTCCGCTGCGGGTGGTGCTGGCTTACCATTCTGACTTGGAGTTTCAAGTCGATCGAGACAACGATCTGCTGCGCATTGGGGAGGCTGAATTTCCGGCCCTGCTGGCTAGGGATGGCGGCTATGCCAATATTGATGACCGGGGCTATCAGGTGATGATGAAGTACCGCACTCCCTACGAGCCAGCCCCAACTTTAACCATTACCCAGGTGCTGGCCGGAGCGGTGCCCCCCGACTGGGTGCGGGGCAAGATTGTGCTGATCGGGTCCACTGCATCCAGCCTCAAGGATGAATTTTATACGCCCTTTAGCCATGAGCATTCGGCCCGGTTTGTGATGGCCGGGGTGGAGGTGCACGCTCAGAGCATTAGCCAGCTACTTGATGCGATCGCAGGCGAGCCCGCCCTCTACCGTTTTTTGCCCCAGTGGGGCGAATTTTTCTGGCTGCTGGGCTGGACCCTAGCAACTGGGGTAATGGGCTGGCAGGTGCGCCGACCGTCCCTGCTGCTGTTGCTCAGCGGCAGTATGGTTTTGGGCATTTGGAGCCTGAGCGGCCTAGCCCTGGCTAACATGCTATGGGTACCTACGGTAGAACCCGTAGCGGCCTTTTTGCTGGCCCTAGGGCTGGTGCTCACCCAAAAGGTGTTGTACCGCAGCAGCTACGACCAGCTCACCCTGCTACCGGGGCGAGATATGTTTGTGCTGCAAGTGCAGCGGGCTCTCTGCCAAAAACCCGCCAGTGCGGTGACGGTGGTGTTTTTAGACATCGATCGCTTTAAGCTGATCAACCAGTCCTTTGGGCACGTTGTGGGCGATCGCGTGCTGCAAACCCTGGGTCAGCGGCTGCGACAGTTTTTGCCCTCCTCGGCCCAGCTGTCGCGGGTGGGTGGTGATGAATTTGCCTTTTTGCTGCCGGTGCATGAGCAGCCCACCGTAGACCAGTGGCTCAATCGTTTGCAAACCGAGCTGTCAGAGCCCTTTTCGATCGCGCGGCGGCGGCTCTCGGTAACCAGCTCTATGGGGGTTGCCATGGCCCATGGCGAACATTCCCCCAGCCCCCAAGACCTGCTGCGTGACGCCCATACCGCCATGTACCGGGCCAAGGCCCTGAATGAATACCGCTACGAAGTGTTTGCCAGCACTATGCACGAAGAGGCGGTGCGTCGTTTAGAACTCGAAAGCCACCTGCTCAGCGCCTTTGAGAACAACGAGTTTTTGCTCCACTACCAACCGATTGTGTGTCTGCAGAGCGGTTGCATTACGGGCTTTGAGGCCCTGGTGCGGTGGTACCGCCCCGAGGAGGGCTTTGTGTCGCCGGGGCAGTTTATTCAAGTGACCGAGGAAACCGGGCTGATTGTGCACCTGGGCCAGTGGATCTTTCGGGCCGCCTGCGCCCAGCTCAAGGCTTGGCAGCAGCAGTTTCCCGACCATCCCTTGACCATGAGCATTAACCTATCGCGGCGGCAACTGCACCAGGTTGACCTGGTGGATCAGTTTGGAGCCTGTCTGCATGAGCTCAATCTGGCGGGCAAGCAGGTGCAGCTCGAAATTACCGAAAGCATGATCATGCGGGACGTAGATGGGGCGACGGAGCTCATGCATCGGCTAAAGCAGCTGGGGCTGAAGCTGGCGATCGACGACTTTGGCACCGGCTATTCGTCGCTTAGCTACCTGCATCGTTTCCCCACCGATACGCTCAAAATCGACCAGTCTTTTGTTGGCCGCATGGATCAAAGCGGCGACGATCGCGAAATCGTGCACACCATTATCGCCCTGGGCCAAAAGCTGAGTATGGATCTGGTAGCCGAAGGCATTGAAACCGAAACCCAGCTCAACCGACTGCGGGCCATGGGCTGCCGGCGTGGGCAGGGCTACCTGTTTTCTCAGCCCCTGGGTCGTGAGGCGGCTACGGCCCTGTTGACTAACCCCTGGCCCTGGATCACCGTTGGCACCTCTGACGAAGCCCAAAAGGCTTGA
- a CDS encoding carbon-nitrogen hydrolase family protein has product MRAYRAAAVQMTSVPDLAKNLAQAEELIDLAVRQGAELVSLPENFSFLGDEDAKIAQADTISQASEAFLKTMAQRYQVTLIGGGYPVPAKEGKVFNTALLVSPEGQELMRYEKVHLFDVNLPDGNTYRESNTVISGHLLPDVFPSKPFGILGLSVCYDVRFPELYRHLSQQGAEVLVVPAAFTEFTGKDHWQILLQARAIENTCYVIAPAQTGFHNARRQSHGHAMIIDPWGMVLADAGVDKGIAIAEINPDRISQVRRQMPALAHRVFP; this is encoded by the coding sequence ATGAGAGCGTATCGGGCCGCCGCCGTACAGATGACCAGTGTGCCAGACTTGGCCAAAAATTTGGCCCAGGCCGAAGAGCTAATTGACCTGGCAGTGCGTCAGGGGGCAGAACTGGTCAGCCTTCCCGAAAATTTTTCGTTTTTGGGCGACGAAGACGCAAAAATCGCCCAGGCCGACACCATCAGTCAGGCCAGCGAAGCGTTTCTCAAAACCATGGCCCAGCGCTACCAGGTGACGCTGATTGGCGGCGGATACCCCGTGCCCGCCAAAGAGGGCAAAGTCTTTAACACTGCCCTGCTAGTTTCCCCCGAGGGGCAAGAGCTGATGCGCTACGAAAAGGTGCACCTGTTCGACGTCAACCTGCCCGACGGCAACACCTACCGCGAGTCCAACACCGTTATTTCTGGGCACCTGCTGCCCGACGTCTTTCCATCCAAGCCCTTTGGTATTTTGGGCCTGTCGGTGTGCTACGACGTGCGCTTTCCAGAGCTGTATCGCCACCTATCGCAGCAAGGGGCCGAGGTGCTAGTAGTGCCTGCCGCCTTCACCGAGTTTACCGGCAAAGACCATTGGCAAATTTTGCTGCAAGCCCGCGCGATCGAGAACACCTGCTATGTGATCGCCCCAGCCCAAACCGGCTTCCATAACGCTCGCCGCCAGTCTCACGGGCACGCCATGATTATTGACCCCTGGGGCATGGTGCTGGCCGATGCTGGCGTTGATAAGGGGATTGCGATCGCCGAAATCAACCCCGATCGCATTTCCCAGGTGCGTCGCCAAATGCCTGCGTTGGCCCACCGGGTCTTTCCCTAA
- a CDS encoding acetolactate synthase large subunit — translation MNTAELLVQCLENEGVEYIFGLPGEENLQLLQALKRSSIQFITTRHEQGAAFMADVYGRLTGKAGVCLSTLGPGATNLMTGVADATLDRAPLVAITGQVGTDRMHIESHQYLDLVAMFAPVTKWNAQIVRPSITPEIVRKAFKLAQAEKPGAVHIDLPENIAEMEVVGAALRKDSQEKTYASLQSIQQAAVAISQATNPMILVGNGAIRASASEALTEFATLLNIPVANTFMGKGVIPYTHPLALWAIGLQQRDYITCAMEQTDLIIAVGYDLIEYSPKKWNPDGKLPILHINLTHAEVDSSYIPKVEVIGDISDSLEEILKRVKRQGRPEPHSLKIRDEIRADYEQYADDYGFPIKPQKLIYDLRQVLDAEDIVISDVGAHKMWMARNYHCLRPNTCLISNGFAAMGIALPGALAAKLVHPNRKVVAVTGDGGFMMNCQELETALRVGTPFVTIIFNDGGYGLIEWKQMNYYGESTYIHFTNPDFVKLAEAMGLKGYRIESAEDFIPTLKQALEDDVPAVIDCPVDYRENLLFSQKAGDLNCLI, via the coding sequence ATGAATACCGCCGAATTGCTTGTCCAGTGCCTTGAGAACGAAGGCGTCGAATACATTTTTGGCCTGCCAGGGGAGGAAAACCTCCAGCTGCTCCAGGCCCTAAAGCGATCCTCGATTCAGTTCATCACCACTCGTCACGAGCAGGGGGCGGCCTTTATGGCCGATGTCTACGGGCGGCTAACGGGCAAGGCGGGGGTGTGCCTTTCGACCCTGGGGCCGGGGGCGACCAACTTAATGACTGGGGTAGCCGACGCAACGTTGGACCGCGCCCCGCTGGTGGCGATTACGGGGCAGGTGGGCACCGATCGCATGCACATTGAGTCGCACCAGTACCTCGACCTGGTCGCCATGTTTGCCCCGGTCACCAAGTGGAATGCCCAGATCGTGCGGCCCAGCATTACCCCCGAAATTGTGCGCAAGGCCTTTAAGCTGGCCCAGGCCGAAAAGCCTGGCGCGGTGCATATCGATCTGCCCGAAAACATTGCCGAAATGGAGGTGGTTGGAGCCGCTCTGCGCAAAGACAGCCAGGAGAAAACCTACGCCTCATTGCAGAGCATTCAGCAGGCGGCGGTGGCGATTTCCCAAGCCACTAACCCCATGATTTTGGTAGGCAACGGTGCCATTCGCGCCAGCGCCAGCGAGGCTCTGACCGAGTTTGCCACTCTGCTCAATATTCCGGTGGCCAACACCTTTATGGGCAAGGGCGTAATTCCCTACACCCACCCGCTAGCGCTGTGGGCGATTGGGTTGCAGCAGCGCGACTACATCACCTGCGCCATGGAGCAGACCGATCTGATCATTGCCGTGGGCTATGACCTGATCGAGTATTCGCCCAAAAAGTGGAACCCCGACGGCAAGCTGCCCATTCTGCACATCAATCTCACCCACGCTGAGGTGGACAGTAGCTACATTCCTAAGGTTGAGGTAATTGGCGACATCTCAGACTCGCTAGAAGAAATTCTCAAGCGGGTGAAGCGCCAGGGTCGCCCTGAACCCCACAGTCTCAAAATTCGCGACGAAATTCGCGCTGACTACGAGCAGTATGCCGACGACTACGGCTTCCCAATCAAACCCCAAAAGCTAATCTACGACCTGCGCCAGGTGCTCGACGCCGAAGACATCGTGATTTCTGACGTGGGGGCCCACAAAATGTGGATGGCTCGCAACTACCACTGCCTGCGCCCCAACACCTGTCTGATTTCCAACGGCTTTGCGGCCATGGGCATTGCTTTGCCGGGAGCGCTGGCGGCCAAGCTGGTGCACCCCAACCGCAAAGTGGTGGCGGTAACCGGCGATGGCGGCTTCATGATGAACTGCCAGGAGCTAGAAACAGCCCTGCGGGTGGGCACCCCCTTTGTCACCATCATCTTTAACGACGGTGGCTACGGGCTAATTGAGTGGAAGCAGATGAACTATTACGGTGAGTCAACCTACATTCACTTCACCAACCCCGACTTTGTGAAACTGGCGGAGGCTATGGGCCTCAAGGGCTACCGAATTGAGTCGGCAGAGGACTTTATTCCGACGTTGAAGCAGGCATTGGAAGATGATGTGCCAGCGGTGATTGACTGCCCAGTGGACTACCGCGAAAACCTGCTATTTAGCCAAAAGGCGGGCGACCTGAACTGCTTGATCTAA
- a CDS encoding DUF760 domain-containing protein, with protein MVFNPEDAEFISMSANSDHPNELLKYLQHQSPEVLTRVAQAVSGEIKQIIAHNVQGLVGVLPGDGFNVQVTTDRENLAGLLASAMMTGYFLRQMEQRMELEHTVSGSLFGADFGSDDLDFDD; from the coding sequence ATGGTATTTAACCCTGAAGACGCTGAATTCATTAGCATGTCGGCCAATAGCGACCACCCCAATGAGTTGCTTAAATATCTTCAGCACCAGTCCCCAGAGGTGCTGACCCGGGTGGCCCAGGCAGTCAGCGGTGAAATCAAGCAGATTATTGCCCACAACGTGCAGGGGTTGGTCGGTGTGCTGCCAGGAGACGGGTTTAACGTCCAAGTCACCACCGATCGCGAAAATCTAGCCGGCCTGCTCGCCTCCGCCATGATGACGGGCTACTTTCTCCGCCAGATGGAGCAGCGCATGGAGCTAGAGCACACCGTGTCGGGTTCCCTGTTTGGAGCTGACTTCGGCTCTGACGATCTCGACTTCGACGATTAG
- a CDS encoding NAD-dependent succinate-semialdehyde dehydrogenase — translation MPIASINPATGAVLKRFEPLSETDIEHKLALAAQTFATYRQTSFEQRAGWLRQAAQVLDGNKAAYAKIMALEMGKPLAGAIAEVEKSALVCRYYADHGAEFLADEPAATDASRSFVRYQPIGPVLAVMPWNFPFWQVFRFAAPALMAGNVGLLKHASNVPQCALAIEEVFQKAGLPEGAFQTLLIGGDRIAKLVTDDRIKAATLTGSEPAGASLAAACGQQIKKTVLELGGSDPFIVTPSADLEAAIATAATARMLNTGQSCIAAKRFIVHEAIAERFEQGMTEKFAALKVGNPLDEGVTVGPLATPDIAAELEQQVNTCLAQGGTALIGGDVAALKAELSADLQNGNWFPPTILAALPPGTPADQEEFFGPVALVFRVGSLDEAIARANDIPFGLGASAWSQDPAEQERLMAELEAGAVFINGLVKSDPRLPFGGIKRSGYGRELGRHGIHEFVNIKTVWVK, via the coding sequence ATGCCCATTGCCAGTATTAACCCCGCCACCGGAGCGGTGCTCAAGCGTTTTGAACCGTTGAGCGAGACCGACATTGAGCACAAGCTCGCCCTGGCCGCCCAGACCTTTGCTACCTACCGTCAAACATCCTTTGAGCAGCGCGCTGGGTGGCTGCGCCAGGCCGCCCAGGTGCTCGACGGCAACAAAGCCGCCTATGCCAAAATCATGGCCCTGGAGATGGGCAAGCCCCTAGCGGGGGCGATCGCCGAAGTCGAAAAAAGCGCCCTGGTCTGCCGCTACTACGCCGACCACGGAGCCGAGTTTTTAGCCGACGAGCCCGCCGCTACCGACGCCAGCCGCAGCTTTGTGCGCTACCAGCCCATTGGCCCGGTGCTAGCGGTGATGCCCTGGAACTTCCCGTTTTGGCAGGTGTTTCGCTTTGCTGCCCCAGCGCTGATGGCGGGCAACGTGGGGCTGCTCAAGCACGCCTCAAATGTGCCCCAGTGTGCCCTAGCGATCGAGGAAGTTTTTCAGAAGGCGGGGCTGCCCGAGGGGGCGTTTCAGACGCTGCTGATTGGGGGCGATCGCATTGCCAAACTCGTCACCGACGATCGCATTAAAGCCGCCACCCTCACGGGCAGCGAACCCGCCGGGGCCAGTCTGGCCGCCGCCTGCGGCCAGCAGATCAAAAAGACGGTGCTGGAGTTGGGTGGCAGCGACCCGTTTATTGTCACGCCCAGTGCGGATTTGGAGGCGGCGATCGCCACCGCCGCCACCGCCCGCATGCTCAACACCGGCCAGTCCTGCATTGCCGCTAAGCGGTTTATCGTCCATGAGGCGATCGCCGAGCGCTTTGAGCAGGGCATGACCGAAAAATTCGCGGCGCTTAAAGTGGGCAACCCCCTCGACGAAGGAGTGACCGTTGGCCCCCTGGCCACCCCCGACATAGCCGCCGAGCTAGAGCAGCAGGTCAACACCTGCCTGGCCCAGGGCGGCACCGCGCTGATCGGCGGCGATGTCGCGGCGCTGAAAGCCGAGCTGTCCGCCGATTTGCAGAACGGCAACTGGTTTCCACCCACCATTCTCGCTGCCCTGCCGCCTGGCACCCCCGCCGACCAGGAGGAGTTCTTTGGCCCGGTAGCCCTGGTGTTTCGCGTGGGTAGTTTGGATGAGGCGATCGCGCGGGCCAACGACATTCCCTTTGGCTTAGGGGCCAGCGCCTGGAGCCAGGACCCCGCTGAGCAAGAGCGACTGATGGCCGAGCTAGAGGCTGGGGCAGTCTTTATTAATGGACTGGTTAAATCTGATCCGCGTCTACCCTTTGGCGGCATTAAGCGATCGGGCTACGGGCGCGAGCTGGGCCGCCATGGCATTCACGAGTTCGTCAACATCAAAACCGTTTGGGTTAAGTAG
- the scpB gene encoding SMC-Scp complex subunit ScpB — MPDLATTIEAILYLKGQPLDIAKLAELARCDREDVEEGLIELMNDYAHRDGALEIIETVDGYCLQLKERYRFLVDLLIPIDLGVGALRTLAAIALKGPISQTDLVDLRGSGVYQHVPELVAQGFVRKRRQAEGRSSLVQVTDKFYQHFEIDALPQLRPKGSTAAVPDADSDDGDELEFEPEIEEAS; from the coding sequence ATGCCTGATCTAGCCACCACCATTGAAGCGATTTTGTACCTCAAAGGACAACCCCTCGACATTGCCAAGCTAGCCGAGCTAGCCCGCTGCGATCGCGAAGACGTCGAAGAAGGGCTGATCGAGCTGATGAACGACTACGCCCATCGCGACGGGGCCTTAGAAATCATTGAAACCGTCGATGGCTACTGCCTTCAGCTCAAAGAGCGCTATCGGTTTTTAGTGGATTTGCTAATTCCCATCGATTTGGGCGTGGGGGCGCTGCGAACACTGGCGGCGATCGCCCTCAAAGGCCCCATCAGCCAAACCGATCTTGTCGATCTTCGCGGTTCTGGCGTCTACCAGCACGTGCCAGAGCTCGTCGCGCAAGGCTTCGTGCGCAAGCGTCGTCAGGCCGAAGGGCGATCGTCCCTAGTGCAGGTCACCGACAAGTTTTACCAACATTTTGAAATTGACGCCCTGCCCCAGCTACGGCCTAAAGGCTCAACCGCCGCCGTGCCAGATGCAGACTCTGATGATGGCGATGAACTCGAGTTTGAGCCCGAGATCGAGGAAGCCTCGTAG
- a CDS encoding cation:proton antiporter, with protein sequence MSGLIGSGLISNIPTDFFQIKPAFNPWLAELSEAEVEPLVLASVLLSLVVVYLAAKIGGELCARVNLPAVLGELIGGVIVGVSALHLIVFPASGGEVQSLLMNLVGMTTGQAPGELLRVFQGESEVISVLAELGVIILLFEIGLESDLKELIRVGPQAAVVAVVGVVVPFAAGTAGLILIFGIDTIPAVFAGAALTATSIGITAKVLAEMQQLSSREGQIIIGAAVLDDVLGIIVLAVVASLAKTGEIEILNVAYLIAGAATFLVGSIFIGRLLSPYFVMVVNQMRTRGQVIISALIFAFVLSYIAAAIQLEAILGAFAAGLILAETSKHKEIEEQISPIADMLVPIFFIVVGARTDISVLNPLNPENRAGLVIASFLVVVAILGKVITGVAVFGQPGINRLAIGVGMIPRGEVGLVFAGVGAASGVLTESLDAAIIVMVIFTTFLAPPLLRVVFKDDEGPVSPATPAPELETAD encoded by the coding sequence ATGAGTGGCCTCATCGGCAGCGGCCTGATTAGCAATATTCCCACCGATTTTTTCCAGATAAAACCTGCGTTCAACCCCTGGCTGGCAGAGCTGTCAGAGGCGGAGGTAGAGCCCCTAGTGCTCGCCAGTGTATTGCTAAGTCTAGTTGTGGTCTACCTCGCGGCCAAGATTGGCGGTGAGCTGTGTGCCCGAGTTAACCTACCCGCAGTTCTAGGAGAGCTCATCGGGGGCGTTATCGTCGGCGTCTCGGCTCTGCACCTGATTGTGTTTCCCGCAAGCGGCGGTGAAGTGCAGTCGCTGCTCATGAACCTAGTCGGCATGACCACAGGCCAAGCCCCAGGCGAGCTGCTGCGGGTCTTTCAAGGCGAGAGTGAGGTGATCTCTGTTCTAGCTGAGCTAGGGGTGATCATTCTACTGTTTGAAATTGGTTTGGAGTCAGACCTCAAAGAACTCATTCGCGTTGGCCCTCAGGCGGCGGTAGTAGCCGTTGTTGGGGTAGTAGTCCCCTTTGCCGCTGGTACCGCTGGGCTAATTTTGATCTTTGGGATCGACACCATTCCAGCCGTGTTTGCCGGAGCGGCGCTCACCGCTACCAGCATTGGAATTACCGCTAAGGTATTGGCCGAAATGCAGCAACTCAGCTCCAGGGAAGGCCAAATCATCATTGGGGCGGCCGTACTCGACGACGTGCTGGGCATCATTGTGCTAGCCGTAGTGGCTAGCCTCGCCAAAACCGGCGAAATTGAAATTCTCAACGTGGCTTATCTAATTGCTGGAGCCGCCACGTTTTTGGTAGGGTCTATCTTCATTGGCCGCCTGCTCAGCCCCTACTTTGTCATGGTGGTGAATCAGATGCGCACCCGAGGGCAGGTCATCATCAGTGCCCTGATCTTTGCCTTTGTGCTGTCCTACATTGCTGCGGCCATTCAGCTGGAGGCAATTTTGGGTGCCTTTGCCGCTGGCCTGATCTTGGCTGAAACCTCTAAGCACAAAGAGATTGAGGAGCAAATCAGCCCCATTGCCGACATGCTGGTGCCGATTTTCTTTATTGTTGTCGGGGCCCGCACCGATATCAGTGTGCTCAATCCTCTCAACCCCGAAAACCGGGCTGGGTTAGTGATTGCCTCTTTTCTAGTGGTGGTCGCCATTCTTGGCAAGGTCATTACTGGGGTTGCCGTCTTCGGGCAGCCTGGCATTAACCGCTTAGCCATTGGGGTCGGCATGATTCCTCGGGGTGAGGTGGGGCTTGTGTTTGCTGGCGTAGGGGCTGCCAGCGGCGTGCTTACCGAGTCGCTGGATGCTGCCATTATTGTCATGGTCATTTTCACCACGTTCTTGGCCCCGCCCCTGCTGCGCGTTGTTTTCAAAGATGACGAAGGCCCAGTTTCCCCCGCTACCCCTGCCCCCGAATTGGAAACCGCTGATTAG
- a CDS encoding sugar phosphate nucleotidyltransferase, whose translation MSTSLPTIGLIPAAGQGTRISPLPMSKELFPIGFRMLTNQAGPRPKVVCHYLLEKMRRAGVEQAFFILRPGKWDIPNFLGDGADLGMHLSYLTVHVPFGVPFSLNQAYPFLRGATVVLGFPDILFEPKNAYQVLLERLHSGTADVVLGLFPTDQPGKVGVVDFDESGVVRGIYEKSSLTHLPYMWAIAAWRPSFSDFLHGFVRDRQQALIGSQIPQHLTILPPYTEVPIGDVMQMALASGLRIEAQPFAQGSYLDIGTPENLAKAIQQYPFPVG comes from the coding sequence ATGTCTACGTCGCTACCAACCATTGGTCTAATCCCCGCCGCAGGGCAGGGCACGCGCATCTCACCCCTGCCGATGAGCAAAGAATTATTTCCGATCGGTTTTCGCATGCTAACGAATCAGGCAGGGCCTCGCCCCAAGGTGGTGTGCCACTATTTGCTGGAAAAAATGCGGCGGGCGGGGGTAGAGCAGGCGTTTTTCATTCTGCGACCCGGTAAGTGGGATATCCCTAACTTTTTGGGCGACGGGGCAGATTTGGGGATGCACCTGAGCTATCTGACCGTGCATGTGCCTTTTGGGGTGCCCTTTAGCCTCAACCAGGCCTACCCCTTTCTGCGCGGGGCGACGGTGGTGCTCGGCTTTCCAGATATTTTATTTGAGCCGAAGAATGCCTACCAGGTGCTGCTGGAGCGGCTGCACAGCGGCACAGCGGATGTGGTGCTAGGCCTATTTCCCACCGATCAGCCGGGGAAGGTGGGGGTGGTCGATTTTGACGAGAGCGGAGTAGTGCGGGGCATTTACGAGAAGTCTAGCTTGACTCATTTGCCCTATATGTGGGCGATCGCCGCCTGGCGGCCCAGCTTCTCAGACTTTTTGCACGGGTTCGTGCGCGATCGCCAGCAGGCTCTGATCGGCAGCCAAATCCCTCAACACCTCACAATTCTGCCGCCCTACACTGAAGTTCCCATTGGGGATGTTATGCAGATGGCATTGGCATCAGGGTTGCGGATAGAGGCCCAGCCCTTTGCCCAGGGCAGCTATCTAGATATTGGCACCCCAGAAAACCTGGCTAAAGCAATTCAGCAGTATCCGTTTCCGGTGGGTTAG
- a CDS encoding ABC transporter ATP-binding protein produces MSAAVCLQNVHKVYNGVSVVNDLSLNIEAGEVFGLLGPNGAGKSTTIRMATTLTRPSDGHVVVAGYDVNRQQLDVRRQIGVVLQQTSVDGDLTVWENMELHGRMHHIPAAQRRAAIDTWLEYVELGDRRNDKVKTLSGGMKRRLQIARALLHNPKILFLDEPTVGLDPQTRRRLWEIIRGLNQQGMTMLLTTHYMEEVEYLCDRIGILDQGKLIELGTLDEFRHRHGEGIVMTQRGDRWDYQFFPTLDAANTHLDQQPDKTGMMTRPSNLEDIFVELTGRNLD; encoded by the coding sequence ATGTCCGCTGCGGTTTGTCTGCAAAACGTCCACAAAGTCTACAACGGCGTATCTGTCGTTAACGACCTCTCCTTAAATATCGAAGCTGGAGAAGTCTTTGGTCTACTCGGCCCCAACGGCGCGGGCAAGTCAACTACCATTCGCATGGCCACCACCCTGACCCGTCCCAGCGACGGCCATGTCGTCGTTGCGGGTTATGATGTCAACCGCCAGCAGCTCGACGTGCGGCGCCAGATTGGCGTAGTGCTGCAACAAACCAGCGTCGATGGCGACCTCACCGTGTGGGAAAACATGGAGCTGCACGGACGCATGCACCACATTCCTGCTGCGCAGCGCCGTGCCGCCATCGACACCTGGCTGGAGTATGTAGAACTGGGCGATCGCCGCAACGACAAAGTTAAAACCCTCAGCGGCGGCATGAAGCGACGGCTGCAAATTGCCCGCGCCCTGCTCCACAACCCCAAAATTCTCTTCCTCGACGAACCTACCGTGGGCCTCGACCCCCAAACCCGCCGCCGCCTTTGGGAAATTATTCGCGGCCTCAACCAGCAGGGCATGACCATGCTGCTCACCACCCACTATATGGAAGAAGTTGAGTACCTGTGCGATCGCATCGGCATTCTCGACCAAGGCAAACTGATCGAGCTGGGCACCTTAGATGAGTTTCGCCACCGCCACGGCGAAGGCATCGTCATGACCCAGCGAGGCGATCGCTGGGACTACCAGTTCTTCCCCACCCTAGACGCCGCCAACACCCACCTCGACCAGCAGCCCGACAAAACCGGCATGATGACCCGCCCCTCCAACCTTGAAGACATTTTCGTAGAGCTAACGGGACGCAATTTGGATTAA